In Brassica rapa cultivar Chiifu-401-42 chromosome A06, CAAS_Brap_v3.01, whole genome shotgun sequence, a single window of DNA contains:
- the LOC103873385 gene encoding putative receptor-like protein kinase At3g46340 yields MEITKNLARPLGEGGFGVVYHGDINGSQQVAVKLLSESSTQGYKEFKAEVELLMRVHHVNLVSLVGYCDERGHLALVYEYMSNGDLKHHLSGKHDSSVLKWSTRLQIAMDAALGLEYLHIGCRPPMVHRDVKSTNILLDERFSAKLADFGLSRSVQLGGEYHVPTVVAGTPGYLDPE; encoded by the exons ATGGAAATAACAAAAAACTTGGCAAGACCACTTGGTGAAGGAGGGTTTGGCGTTGTTTATCATGGTGATATAAATGGTTCACAACAAGTAGCTGTCAAACTACTTTCCGAGTCATCAACACAAGGCTATAAAGAGTTCAAGGCAGAG GTCGAACTTTTGATGAGGGTTCACCACGTAAACTTGGTAAGCCTTGTCGGATACTGCGACGAACGAGGTCATTTGGCTCTCGTATATGAATACATGTCCAACGGAGACTTAAAACATCATTTATCAg GTAAACACGATAGCTCTGTTCTGAAGTGGAGTACTCGACTACAAATAGCCATGGACGCCGCACTAG GACTAGAATACTTACATATTGGATGTCGGCCACCAATGGTGCATAGAGATGTCAAAAGTACAAATATATTGTTGGATGAGAGATTCTCTGCCAAACTTGCGGATTTTGGACTTTCAAGGTCGGTCCAACTTGGAGGTGAATATCATGTTCCGACAGTCGTTGCTGGAACTCCTGGATATCTTGATCCTGAGTAA
- the LOC117125683 gene encoding putative receptor-like protein kinase At3g46340 produces the protein MENSHEILLVALIATFAVIHLSRAEDQEGFISLDCGLPPSEASPYIEPDTGLWYSSDSGFIQSGKIGKIDASLPKTLKSYVTLRYFPDGIRNCYNLSVKQGTNYLMRVTALYGNYDALNITPKYDLYVGPNYWVTIDLENRISGQSEEIIYIPRSNSLDLCLVKTGTTTPMITSVELRPLANDLYITESGSLKSLKRYFLTSSDTILSYPNDVNDRIWEPKFDPEWTQISTTLEANNSNGFLVPRNVLKTAAIPANATARFNITEELDFPDDQIYLYLHFSEVQSLPISESREFDIFWNGQRQFDKTISPEYLKTTTIYSTTPVTCKGGVCNLELIRTTNSTLPPLLNAIELYAVVEFPQLETNENDGTLTTHARFHIYIVAIRKIKAIYGLNRIAWQGDPCVPQKFLWDNLNCNSTDISTPPSITYLNLSSSGLEGTIAAEIQNLTHLEKLDLSNNNLTGDVPEFLANMKYLMLINLSKNNLIGFIPQALLDREKEGLQLL, from the exons ATGGAGAATTCCCATGAGATTTTGTTGGTCGCACTTATTGCGACGTTCGCTGTTATTCACCTTTCTCGAGCTGAAGATCAAGAAG GGTTCATCAGTTTGGATTGTGGTTTACCCCCGAGTGAAGCGTCACCATATATCGAGCCAGATACTGGACTATGGTACTCATCAGACTCGGGCTTCATCCAAAGTGGAAAGATTGGGAAGATTGATGCAAGCCTACCCAAGACACTAAAGTCGTACGTGACTCTTAGATACTTTCCAGATGGAATACGCAACTGTTACAATCTTAGTGTGAAGCAAGGGACCAACTATCTGATGAGAGTTACAGCTCTATATGGAAATTATGACGCTCTTAATATTACTCCTAAGTATGACTTATACGTTGGTCCTAACTATTGGGTAACGATAGACCTAGAGAATAGGATAAGCGGTCAATCCGAGGAGATCATTTACATTCCAAGATCAAATTCCTTGGACTTGTGTCTTGTTAAGACAGGCACGACTACGCCAATGATTACATCTGTAGAACTAAGGCCGCTAGCGAATGATCTTTACATCACTGAATCTGGTTCCCTGAAGAGTTTGAAGCGATACTTTCTTACCAGTTCCGATACCATTCTATC GTACCCAAATGACGTCAACGACAGAATATGGGAACCAAAGTTTGATCCAGAATGGACGCAGATTTCCACCACCCTCGAAGCAAACAACTCCAATGGTTTTCTTGTGCCACGGAATGTTCTCAAAACCGCAGCTATACCTGCTAATGCTACTGCACGGTTCAATATCACGGAGGAGCTCGATTTCCCTGACGACCAAATTTACTTGTACCTCCACTTCTCTGAGGTCCAATCATTACCGATCAGTGAATCTAGAGAGTTTGATATTTTTTGGAACGGCCAACGACAGTTTGACAAAACGATAAGCCCTGAATATTTGAAGACCACCACAATTTACTCCACTACACCAGTTACTTGCAAAGGAGGAGTATGCAACTTAGAGCTGATAAGAACTACAAACTCTACTCTCCCACCTCTTCTCAATGCCATCGAACTTTACGCAGTCGTCGAATTCCCACAACTGGAAACAAATGAAAATGATGGTACGCTTACTACCCATGCAAGGTTCCATATATACa TTGTTGCTATCCGAAAAATCAAAGCCATATATGGGTTGAACAGAATCGCATGGCAAGGAGATCCATGCGTCCCGCAGAAGTTTTTATGGGATAATCTAAATTGCAACAGCACAGATATATCTACACCACCAAGCATCACTTATTT GAACTTATCTTCCAGCGGGTTGGAAGGAACCATAGCAGCTGAAATTCAAAATCTTACCCATCTTGAAAAATT GGATTTGTCAAATAATAATCTGACAGGAGATGTTCCAGAATTTCTGGCTAATATGAAGTATTTAATGCTCAT AAATTTGAGCAAGAACAATCTTATTGGTTTTATCCCACAAGCCCTTCTTGATAGAGAAAAAGAAGGGCTACAGCTATTGTAA